The following nucleotide sequence is from Pasteurella multocida.
CCCCAACTCCAGTATGGTTTGTCGGAACACCAACAGAGGCATTGCCACCATCTTGGCTGTTATAGTCATAACGAACTGAGGTGCCACCACCACTCGCGTGTGCTGAAGCAAATAGCTGTGAACTATATTCTTCTTTTTCGACATGTTTAATATTCTTGCCCGCTTCAGTATTAAAGTTCCCTTTCACAACACCAGTGGTATACTTAGCCTTAATTTTACTCCCCGCTTGGTTCACATCTCTGTCTACCGCAAGATGTAAGTGCCCTACTTCGAAGATTGATCCCTCTGAAGTTGCCTCACTAGTATGCTCTGAATAACTGGATGGAGACGACACGCCTAAAAGTGGGACTTTAAGCCCTGCCACATCAAGTTCTGCAACTTGTAGTGCACTCGGCGAGAATTTCTCACGGTAGGCATGTTTAGTATTGTATGTATTTTTGAGATTCACATCACCAGTCTTCACAAAGCTTGTTTTTGCTTTAATATCCGATGCTTGTACATCAATAGTTGAATCCTTATCTGTTTCAAGATGTAAATGACCTTCCGTTTTGATTTCTGAGCGTTGTGCAGTGACTCCTAATTCATCATTTGCAAATGAACGAGATACGTTTTCAATACCTTTACGCCCGACTAAACGTGTTTCTTGAGTACTTAAAATACTCCCTTGATTTTATTACTCGCTTCAACATTGAGTTTTCTCCCAGCTAATGTCCCGGTATTCACCACATCTTTGGCTTTAATCTTAGCTTCACCAACTCTGATAGTCCCAGTGCCTAAACCTTGTAATTTTTGGGCTTCTACGAGCGTTTCAGAAGCGAAATAAACCTTTGGAACAAACACATCTTTGCCCTTTACCTTCGTTTTGACATACCAAACGATATCTTGGGTCAAGTTAGCTTGTTGTTCTTTAGTTAATGCCGCACCTAGTTTCAAATCCAACTCCTGCGCTTGTGTTGTGGAATTGTCCATCAGCTGTTTAACTAATTCCACATCGCTGAGATTGTATTTTTGGTTAAGGTGGTTATCTACTTTTTTCTCAATCGAGCGAGTAATCACTTGATGATCAAAATAGTTATCCCCTAACACATTTACTTTTTGATGACCTTTTGTATTTAAACCAACTTTATTGAAGAAATAATTTGCACCAGCATAGTCATCTTGATTGATATATTTCAATTTTGTACGGAAAAGTGGATCAGTTTCCACTTTTGGACGTTCTTCATCAATCGCTTTCAATAAAACATTTTTTGATGCCTCTGCCTCTCGCTTCGCCATTTCTTCATACGCTTTCTGTTGTTCAATGTCTAATCTTTCTTGTGCAACTTTCTCCTCAGCTTTTTGTTTCTGTTCAGCTTGTTTTTTCTCCTCGGATAAATGTTTTTCTTCTTGTTGTTTCTTCTCTTCTTCTTGCAGTTGGATCGCAAGTTGTTTTTCTCTCTGGCGAATTTCTTCTACCCGTTGCATTTCTTTTGCAATTTCTACTTGCTTAGCAATTTTATCTTGCGCTTGACGTTTTTCCTCTTGCTTACGTTCTTCAACACGTTTTTCTTGTTGTTCTGATTTTTGTAGAAGTGCTTTTTCTATTCTTGCTTTCTGTTCTGCTTCGTGTTTTTGTTTTCTTTTTTCGAATAACTCCTGCAGTTTCATATCTAATGTACCAGGCAGATCAAAATACCCCTCTTTTTCTCTCTTTTCTCTATTTTGCCTATCTCTCTCGCCTAGACGGACTAGATTGGTAGAACGTTTAAAATGATCTTCCCCTTCTTTTAGTAACGGCTCTTCTCCAAGCTCCTGTAGTAGCTCATTCAAGAGATAACCATTTTCAAAGAATTCATCAGGGTTAAGATAATCAACTGTAGGATCAGTACGAGGTGGTTTATTTCCACGATCATCACGACTTATACCCAGCTTATCATCGGGCATCTCTTTCTCATCATTGCCCATACTCCACTTGCTATCGTCTGTATCAGACTCATCATCATTCATGCTAAGCACGTCATCCGATGAATTAGAATGGCTTTCTTCTATATCCAGATTTTTACGTGGTTCTTCATCTAGATCCTCAATAGGAGACAACTTTTTCTTTTCTAATTGGATACTATTATCAATAAATAAGTTTGGCATTTCTAAGAGTTCGGCGATCGAGGATAAATCTACCCCGTCCTCTTCCAAACGTTCTTTATCACTAAACTCCGCTTTAAGCTATACTGATGGTAGCGATAATTGGTGTTTACCAATTTGGATACTCTCATCAAACTTACCACGTTCGGCATATTCACCATTTTGTAGCGTTGTAAGCTTACCTTCTAGTTTTCCCGCTAGGATTTTTGCTTTTTCTGATGGGTAATAAATGAAATCTGTTGGATTTTCTTTAAAGCTTTTCCATTTGTTTCGCATCTCATCATAGGATTTACTATGCCACTCTGCACCAAACACTTGTGCCATCGCTTTTTGGTACATTGGTGAATGCTGAATATGAGATAGAAGCTGATAAGCACTAAAATTTTCCGTACTATAGAAACTTGATTTTAAGATTGTTGTTGAGCCAAACAAGGCATCGAGGAAAGACTCTAAATTGTTAAATTCACGCGATGCATTACCCGATAATGGTGTCCAAATATAACGAGTAAGTGGTTGATAGTACATCGTGATTTTCGCTGGATTCTTAAACACGCTTGCTAATGCATTTTGGTTAAACGCTTTCATTTGGTTCACCACTTGATCAGCTTCCGCATTAAATGTTCCTTTGACATTAATTAATCCATGATTAATTAACTGCGGTTTTGATTCTGATGATGTCGCCTTTATTCCCTTAAAGTCAAAATCACCATCAGAACGGATAGCCCCCATTTTCACAACTTTAATATCGGTTTTATCTTGTTCTTGCAGATTTAAGTTGAGCTTATAAACATTATTGTGCCAACCATGTACCGCAACACGACTGATATCATAATCACGACTTGAACCGATAGGCTTATAACTCACATTGCCAGATAAACGCACATCATTAATCAAATTATGAGTATGAACTGTTAATTTTTTACTCGCATAAATATCGCCAATATTATAAACAGAACGCTCTGCTTCTAACATCATATTACCGAGTGTATGGAATAAACCGTTTTCTTGGTTAACAATATTTCCCATACCTTCTTCCGTTGATTTAGCAGTCAGTTTTAATGATTTTCCAGCACCTAATGTCCCACCAAGATTGTAAATACTGCCACTTTCGGTATTAATTGTCAGTGTTTTACCAGTTGCCAGTGTTCCTGCACGATTAACAAAGTTTTCTTCCACATTCAACGTTATATTAGCACCCAATTGAATATCTTGATTTTTATCAATTTCAATATTTTGGGCGTTAATAGTTAACGCATCTTTAGCTCTAATAAAATTATTGCCCTCTGTTAAAAAACTGGTTTTTTCTTTAAAAGTTAATTCTGCACTCCCCGCACTTTCAATGAGTCCCTTATTCACAAAACCAGGCTTAAACTGTGCACTAAGGCTTGCGAGCATCGACGGAGATATTGAGAAAAACGGAGAGCCTAAAAAGCGGACACTACTTTTTACGCGCATCAGTGGAGACAAATATCTATCTTGAATAATTTCAAGATCTTTTCCTTTCGTCAAAATACTCAATTTCCGTTCAGCATAAATTTCTTTATCATTAATCAAATTATTAGTGTCAAGCTTAACCTCTCGACCATAAATACGCCCAGCATTAGTTAGAGTTTCTGTTGCCACATCTATCTTTTTAGCGACGAGCTTCGCATTTTGCTCAATAGACAGGGCACCCTTTGCTACGATTTTGGCTTGTGTCGTACTCCTAATCTCTGCGTTTTTTCTGATTTTAACTTGTTTCGCCTCTAACGAAATTTCATCTGATTTCGTTTGACTACCAACAAAAACACGATTAGCGTTTTTCACTTCAATTTTTTTCTTGGCTCGAATATTTCGGTCTTTTTTTACCACTGTTTGCTGAATCGTATTGCCAAGTTCTAAGTCACCTTCATTCATTTCAATCTGAATATCATTTTCAGACAAAATAATTCCATCATGTTTTACGCCTGCACCTTTATCTGTCACAATCAACTTAATATTTTTACCATGCATTGCGCCTGTACTAGATCCCGTGATAGCAATAACATCATTAGATACATTTTCACCGCTCGTTTTTTTCAGCTCATGTTTGCTTAAATCATATTCACTGGAACCCGCAATAAGAGTGACATCTGTTTTTGCTTCTGAATTATCCCCTGATGTAATTGATTGCTTTTGTTCAATTTTTTTAGCAATAATATCTAAATACTTTAATCCATCTGTCGAAAAACCATCAATATCAATGATCACATTTCCTTTTGTAACCTTTAACATCATCTGATTCGGATCTATAAGCTCACTCGTAGTGGCAACAAAACGATCTGAATTTATTGTTCTTACACCATTTAAGGTAATACCATTTTGGTTTGCAATGACGATATCAGCTTTTTTACCTAATACTTCAAGCGCGCCAACAATTTTACTTTCTTGAGGACCTGTCACTTGATTTAATATAACATCAGCTTCTTTCCCTCCCCTTAAATTTTGATTTTGCGGAATGTAACCAATTAATGTTGATCTTGCCTGCGCTTCAGTCCCATTATTATTAAACACCGCGCTATTTGGAATATTAAATTTTTCAAAACGGTTATCTGAAATCCCTTTCCCATTTGGTTTAGCAATATCAATAACCAGAACTTTATTTTCTGCTTGATAGATTTTTGTTTTATCATTACCAGCAAGATTAGATGCATCTAATTTAATATGATCGCTATTATCAATCACTGTTAATTGATTTCTTTCATCCCCTTTTCCCTCAGCCAAAACAGGAACAGAAATCACAGTTAAAAATAAAATAGAAAGCTGTTTCCAAGTCAATTGCATTGCATACGAAACAGGATTGAACGTGCTTTTTACTAATAAAGACACGGAGGAAAGTGAATATTGTTCTAGAAGGAAAGGTTCCTCTTCAACTTGTTCTGATGTGGATGTTGAATCAGATGAACCATTGCTAATAGCTGAGTTAATACATTCTGCCACAGGAACGAGACAACCTTTGACTTGACTAAAAATGAGTTTGTAACGATTTTTGTTCATATTAAGTTAATCCTTAAACTTAAAAGAGATTAAAAAGAAAGTGATCCTGAGAAATAATAAATCGGTTTTTGACGATGTTGCGTAACACCACTCACACCATTCATTGGTTGTGCATAGGTTAATGATAATGAAAATAACTTTATTTGCGTTTTCAAGCCTAGGGCAAAACCGACTAAAGTGGTTGTTTTATGCTTTGATTTAATATGTACTTTACCCATATCAAATCCAATAAAAGGGGATACCTGAGATAAATATGCTTTTTGTGGATAAAAAGGAACCGTCAGTGTTTGTGATAAATACGCACCACTATCACCAGAAACCGCACCACCTTTAAATCCTCTTACTGTATATTCATCACCAATTGAAAATTGATTTTCAGAATACAAACTATCAAAACCATATTGGGCACCAATACGTAATTGATAATTCATCGCACGTTCAAACAGGGATATTGGACGCTGCCAATTAATACTTCCTGACAATAATTTTAAGGTTTTTTCACGATTTGCATCATATGCTGAATAATTCGCCCCAAACCATCTCAACCCATTCGCGTAAGCAATGTCGCTGTAAAGCTTCCCGTAAGCAAAATTAGTCATGTAAGATAACCCTACGCTCACTTTATTATTGTGATATTTCCCAATCAAAATATCAGAAAAATAACTAATCCGTTTTTTAAACTCGAACTCGGTATATGTAGATAAAATACTCTCCTTATTACGCAATAACACATGCATCAGCTTGACAGCTAAGCTTTGGGTTTTCCCATGAGAAGAATGAGTATTTATACCGCGAAGTTCTTTTTCATACGTAGATTCCGATGCTTTAATTTCTACTGTAGAAAAGCCTATAGGCTGACTGTAAGACAAAGTATAATTGCGTTGCTGGTTAGCATGATGATTTTTATATAAACGGTAACTACTCGAGAAACTCCAACGATCATTCGTGCCTAATAGATCACTCCAAGCAATATTCAATGTAGCTTGATTACGCCCATTGGCATTATTGCCAGCACCTGAATTATTGAATCCGACACTCACTTGCGGAAAAACATCATATTGTCTTTCAATATTTAGATTTGAGCTGCCTTTTTCTTCACTTGCAACCACATTCACTGTGGCTTTTTTATTCGTAGTATTTAAGATTTCGATCAACTGGTCAATGTCGTGAATACTTAAGCGATTTCCGATTAAATTGGGTAGGACTGATAACATTGTTTTATCTCTAAAACGGGTTGGTTTCTCCCCATTCACAAACAGATCGCGAGTTCTTCCCCACAGTACAATAAATTCAAGATCGCCATTGCTGATTTTTGAATTTTTTAAACCAATTGCACTTGTCACGTAGCCAGAACGGTATAAAACTTCCGTCAAATCTTTCACTAATTGAAAAACAACTTTTGTTGATAGGGGCTGGTTTTGGTAAGCATGAATGATATCGCCAAAATTTAGAGATACCTTTTCACCCGCAAGGTCGACCGATATGCTGGTGATTTTATGTTTACTCGTGGATTCGGAATCAGGAAAAGAGAATGTTTTTTCTGTACTCGATTGTTGATCTTCTAAAAATTGCTGCGCTTTTTTGAGGTTTTCATTTACATTTTCAAACTGTTGCTTATTTTTTAAATGCAGTAATTCTTGAGTGAGCGGATTTGCTTCCTGACTATAGGCAAGCGTTGATTGGCATAAAAGAAAAGTAGCAGAAGAACATAATAATAATTTCCCTAATCTTTTAATTTGATATTTTTCCATAAAATCTCCATACTTATTGAGGGATGGAAATTCTACTACAAAAAAATAAAAATTATTAACAAATCTAGCTATACCAGCGATTTAATAATAAACAAAAAGAAAAAATATTTTCAATCTAAATAAATAATAAACCAATTTAGATTATATTAATAGCAAACAAAATACACATAAAAAGACAACACTTCAATATATTAATAAATAAAAACACAATGTTCTAACATAAATCAAAATAGACAAACCACTTAACAATAGAACATAGAACAATCTCACTCAAACAACGATTATAGCGTCATATCTAACTTTTCAAGTTGCACAAAAAAAATAACCATCATAAAAAACAGATATTTAAAACACTATTTTTCATTGTCACAATATTTATTGCAATAAATAATAGTCATTATTTAAACAATTAACCAAAAAATGATAGATAGCATTATACATAAGATAAGAAAACGATAATTTATTAGCAATAGAATATAAATAATCCATTCCCCATAATAATATAGTAAAACAATCATTAAAATTAGCATTAAATATTATTATGAACGGGATATACTTTGTTCGAGAATGTAACCTATGCGTTTTTATGGACGCCGAATCAAAAAAGGTGGAATCTCCTATCAAGCTGATTGTGTAGCAAAAGAGGCTAACGAGTTATCTCCTCGGTATAAATCCATAGAAAAAGATGATCGTATTCAATCCACTAATGATGAAGAGTCTATTACTTTATGAAACGTTTATTTGATAATAAAGTGCATCTTAAACTGTGGGTAAAAGTTAAATCAAGTTGGGCGGATGATGAACGCGCCTTACGTAGCTTAGGTTATATGGACGAATAACTAAGTTTCCGACCTTGTGTAAAAGAGTGGTAAAGCCACTCTTTTTTATTGTTTCTACACGATAAAAAAACCGCGAATGCCTTTGCACTCACGGTATATATTACAAATTGAAGTGATAAGTGCGGTCAAAATCAAAATTTTTTCTGATTTAACCGCACTTTAGCGCACTTACTTGGTTTCTGCGTGATAATTCACTACATTAAAGAAGCGTTTACCTTCTTTTTTACCCGCATAACCACTCTTCTCCCAAAATGCTTCTTTGAGCCAACTTTCAAATTTTTGATGGCTTGGGAACGTCATTTCGCCGAAGTTTGGATCGAAAAATACGACTTTTTCGCCTTGAACAAGCGCCGACACAGTATGTGAACCGCCTTC
It contains:
- a CDS encoding ShlB/FhaC/HecB family hemolysin secretion/activation protein translates to MEKYQIKRLGKLLLCSSATFLLCQSTLAYSQEANPLTQELLHLKNKQQFENVNENLKKAQQFLEDQQSSTEKTFSFPDSESTSKHKITSISVDLAGEKVSLNFGDIIHAYQNQPLSTKVVFQLVKDLTEVLYRSGYVTSAIGLKNSKISNGDLEFIVLWGRTRDLFVNGEKPTRFRDKTMLSVLPNLIGNRLSIHDIDQLIEILNTTNKKATVNVVASEEKGSSNLNIERQYDVFPQVSVGFNNSGAGNNANGRNQATLNIAWSDLLGTNDRWSFSSSYRLYKNHHANQQRNYTLSYSQPIGFSTVEIKASESTYEKELRGINTHSSHGKTQSLAVKLMHVLLRNKESILSTYTEFEFKKRISYFSDILIGKYHNNKVSVGLSYMTNFAYGKLYSDIAYANGLRWFGANYSAYDANREKTLKLLSGSINWQRPISLFERAMNYQLRIGAQYGFDSLYSENQFSIGDEYTVRGFKGGAVSGDSGAYLSQTLTVPFYPQKAYLSQVSPFIGFDMGKVHIKSKHKTTTLVGFALGLKTQIKLFSLSLTYAQPMNGVSGVTQHRQKPIYYFSGSLSF